TTGTGGTATCACATTATTATATAAATTAACACCTAATTTTAAAAATCCTTTAAACATGATTTTTCCTGGTGCTTTAACAGCATCAATTCCTATTGCAATATTTATAATTATTTTTGGTTATTTATCTTCTTGAATTAATTATTCAAAATATGGAATTATTAGTACATTTATGTATATTGGATTATTTGTTTCTTTTTTAAGTTATTGTTTATTATTAGGAACTATTGTAAATGAAGCATATTATAAAACTTATCATTCAAGTTTTACTATTAAAAAAAATTATTGATTTACTTGAAATAAAAAGTATTAAAAAAACTGTAAGAAAATTACAGTTTTTTTAATATAAAATTTCTTTATAAGCTTTATATTTTAAATGGTATTTGTATATAAATTTATAAAATAATAAGGCTAAATTAATTGCTAAAATAGGTTCACCAATAATATTTAATAAATGTGTCAAAATTCATTCATTAATTGGTAATAGGCCTTTTATAGGGCTTATTTGATGGTGTAAATGTTGAGCACTTAAAACTAATATCAAATTTAAATTGCTTGCTAAAAAAGCTAATAATATAAAACCCCATATATTAATATATTTATCTAATTTTATTAATTTATAAAACAAGTAAATAATCATACTCATTAAAAACCTAGGCAATACAGAAATATCGATATATTGATATCTGATACTGCCATACATGTATGCAGCAATTAAAGAACTTAATCCAAAAGACAAACCACCTACTAAAAAACCTTTAAAACCTAAATGCACACCAGCAAGTACTACAAAAAAAGGTAAATAAGTTAAATTAATACGTCCTAATATTGGAATATACCCTATATATACAACAAAACCAGAAATGATAAAAAAAGAAAAATAGACAGTTAAAAATACAATATCAATTGTTTTAATTTTATGTGTTTTTATTTTCATTTAATATGTAATTAAAGTTTGAATTTCTACATTATATTTTTGAAGTTTTTTTCTAGCTTCTAAATTTAATAACTCAATTAAAGTAACTATTTTAGTTGCTTTGGCGTTAGCTTGATGAATTAATTTTATAATGGCTTCAATTGTGCCTCCTGTTGCCAATACATCATCTATAATTGCAACAGTTTTATTTTGTATATCAATTTTTTGACTTAATTCTAATTGATTTTTTCCATATTCTAATATGTATTCTTGTTTTAAAGTAGGCTCAGGCATTTTTTTACTTTTTCTTATCATTACAAAAGGTTTACTTAACATTGCTGCTATGGCAGCACCAAAAATAAAACCTCTTGATTCTGGAGCTGCTATTACATCACAGTTAATTATTTCTTTGGCCATTGTTCAAATTGCATAATTAAAAGCTTGACCATTTGCTAATAATGATGAAATATCCTTAAAAATAATATTTTCTTTAGGAAAATCAGGTACATCAATAATAAATTCTTTTAAATTCATTTTATTTCACTTCTACATCTTCGTAAAATTCAAAAATATCATCAATCATAATATCGTTGTATTTTCTCAAATGTGTTCCAAAATCTTTACCATTACCTACTTCTTTGACTTCATTTTTTTCTCTTTGTAAAGTTTCAATAAATCCTTCGTGTATTAATTTTTTATTTCTATAAACTTTTACTTTACAACCTAATTTAACTATTCCTTCATTCATTATGCTACCAGCAATAATTCCCACTTTTGAAAATTTAAAAATTTTATCAACTCTAGCTGATCCAATAAGTTTTTCTTCATAAATAATTGTTTTTTTAGAATCTAATAATTTCTGAATTTCTTCCATTGCTTGATAAACAACACTATGCGACATCATTATTACATCTTGTTGTTTTGCTAATTGTTTAATAATTGAAGAAGGTTTGTTATTAAAGGTTAAAATAATAGCATTTGCCGCTTGTGCTAATAATAAATCTTTATTTGAAACTTGACCAGCTGAAGAACTAACAATATGCACCTTAACTTCTTCATTTTGTAAGTTTTTTAATGAATTTTCTAAAGCTTCTGCAGTCCCTTGTACATCTGATCTAATAATAATGTTAATAATTTTTTTGCCTTCTTCAATATTTTTCATTGCTTTATTAGATAAAATGCTGTTACGATCCATTTGAGCTTTTTCATTTGCTAATTTTTTAGCCAATTTTTCATCGAAAACTCCAATAAATCTCTCACCAGCTTGTGGAGGGTAATTCAAACCACTAATAATTACTGGAGTGCCAGGAAGTCCTTTATTTATTTGTTTCATATTGGAAGGATCAATCATCATCTTAACTCTTCCATATGAAGCTCCTGCAATAATAAAATCACCTTTTTCTATAGTTCCATTTTCTACAATTAAAGTAGCTAAAGTACCGATTCCTCTATCAATTTTACTTTCTATTATTGTGCCAAAAGGATATCTATTAGCATTTGCTTTTAAATCAAAAATATCGGTATGTAATAATATTTGTCCTAATAAATCATTAATTCCATCTCCTGTTAAAGCAGAACCATAAACAACAGGAACATCTCCACCGAATTCTTCTAATACAACATCATTTTCTAATAATTCTCTTTTAATTCTGTCAATATTTTTTGAAGGTTTATCCATTTTATTGACAAATACAATCATAGGAACGCTTGCACTATGAGCATGATTTATAGCTTCTTTTGTTTGTGGCATAACACCATCATCACAAGCAACAACAAGCACGATAATATCAGTTATTTTTGCACCTCTAGAACGCATTTCTTTAAATGCTTCATGCCCAGGAGTGTCAATGAAAGTAATTTTTTCGCCTTTATGTGTAGCTTGATAAGCGCCTGTATGTTGAGTAATACCAGAACTTTCAGTTTGTGTTACCTTGGTTTTTCTAATGTAATCAATTAAAGTAGTTTTACCATGATCAACATGACCCATCACGGTTACTACAGGAGTTCTTTTTGTTAATTCTTCAGGTTTATCATCAAAAATAATGTTATTTAAAAAATTTCCCGCGTCAACATTTTCCTCTTTACGAAAATCTAACCCATAATCTAAGCAAATTTCAGCAATTTGTTCTTCTTCTAAAATATGATTTATAGTAAATAATTGGCCTTTTAAAAAGAATTTTTTTAGAATATCATTAGTATTAACATTGATTTTTTTAGCTAAATCACTAACGCTCATTTTATTAGTAAAAATAAAAATTCCATCTTTAATTTCAGTTTTAATATTTAATAAACTATTTTTAATTTCTTGATCATTAGTTTTTCTTTTTAATTTACTCATTCTATTTGCTCCAATTCTTTATTAATTTTTTCGTATGTATCTCTAGTTACATTAGTTCTAAAAATTCTATTTAATCCTTTAAATTTCAGTATTTTTTCCCAATTCTCTTTAGTAGGATAAAAATATGCGCCACGTCCTTTAAGATTATTATTAAGATCTAACTGTATTTGATTCGTTGTTTTTTTATAATCAATTCTTATTAATAAATTGACAGGATAAATTTGATTTGTTATAAAACATTTTCTTTTTGTTAAGGTTTTTCTATCAGTCTTCATTTTCTAAATCAGATAAATCAATATCTGTATCCAATCCAAAATTAGTTAAATCAGTATCTATTTTAAATTCTTCAATTACTTTTTTTGCTTTTTTAAAGTTTTTTAAATCTTCTTTTATTTCTTCTGCAATTATTTCTTTTTGAACTTCTTCATCGTTATTATCTTGATTTGACATTTCTGCAGAATGTTGTTCAAACAACTCTTCAAAATTTAAATCATAATATTTATTATCATGTTCTTCTTCTAATTCAAATGCTGCAACATCTTTATCAAATGTGTCCATTGTTAAATTAAAATTATTAATATATTTATTATTTTTAAGTTTATTATTAACATTTTTCTTATTTATCTTATTTTTTGGAGCATTAAATGTTTCAAGAGCGGATTTATTATATATTAAATTTAATTCCTCAGCTTTTTCTATTGTTATAATATCTAAAAAAGTATTAGTAATTGCTGAAGCTAAAGAAGCATTAACACCTTTTTTACCTATAGCGTTAGTTAAATGTTCATTTTTAACAATTACATAATAATTTTTATTATTTTCGTCATTATTTTTTTTAACAACATCAACTATTTGTGCAGGAGATAACGCATTAATAATAAAAGTTTTTATATCATCGCTGTATTCTATAATATCAATTCTTTCATCTTCTAATTTACTTCTTAAAGAATTAATTCTTTGACTCTGAATTCCAATAATAGCCCCATGAAGATCAAAGTCTAAATTAGTATTAGTTGATTTTTTTAAAGCTATTTTTGTTCTTTCACCCGGTTGTCTTTGAATTTTATAAATTTCTATCAAACCTTCATTAATTTCAGGAATACTTTCATTCAAAACTTTTTTTACAATTATTGGAGAATCTAAGGATACAATTATTTGATTTAATTTAGCATCCTCTTCCACTTTTTCTACAATAACTTCAATTTTTTCTCCTCTTTTAATATTTTTCTTTTCACTCATTATTGATTTAGGTAAAAAACCAGTTACATTTAAACCTTGTTGATCCTTAATTACAACATTTCAATGACCTTTATCTGTTTTAGTAACAAATTCAGCTATTACCTTAGTTCCAACTAACATTGAATATTTTTCAAAAACAGTTCTTTTCTCTAATAATTTAATACCTTGAATTATTGAAAGAAAAATAATTTTCAAAATTTGTTTAATATTAGTATCTTTTGAATTTGTTAATCAACTAAAATCAATTGGAACTTTAATTAAATCATTAACTTGAATATTAGGATTATAAATTTTCGCTTCGTTTAAAGGAATATTATAAATTCTTGTTTCAGGATTTTCATTTAAATCTTTTAAAGTATCTTCATCATCCTCAACTACTGTAACATTCAAATTATAAAGTTTTGCAACTTTATTTTTTTTGTCTAATTCAAAAATCATATCTGCATCTTGATCTAATTTTTTGCGTATTATTTTAGTTGTTTCAGCATTAAATACTTCTACTATTTTATCTAAAGGCAAATTATGATTTAAACTATACTCTGTAATAACTTTATAAAATTGTTTTTCTTGTGCTAAATGTTTGCTATCTGTTTTTAATGCCATAAATACCTCTTAAAATTTAATATGTTTTCTTATTTTACTTATATTATTAATTTTAATCTCTTGTTTTCTAAATTGACCTTTATTATTTCATTTGATAACAATGTTTTCTCTGTCTTTGAAAATTAAATGTCCTATAAATTTCATTTTTTTATTTACAGAAGTTAATAATTGTACTTCAATGAATTCATTTAATAATGTATCTAATTCTTCAATTTCATATTCCGTTTTTTTACCTTTAGTAGAAACTGATAAATAATCAAAATTCAAATTAGAAGAATAATTTAAATCTAAAAATATATTAATTTCAGAAGTAAATTTTTCTACTGTCAAATAATCGTTTGTATCAAGAATTACATCAAGTAATAACATATTATCTTGTCTTATAATTTTGCAACTATAAATAATTTCACCAAATTGTTCTTTTAGAATTAAGAATCAGTTCATTATACTCCTTATAAAACGAAAGAGTTGCAAAACTGCAACTCTTTAAAAAGAGATTGATTAATATATAATATAAGTATATACAAAAATAAATAGATTAATATTTTTTTATATGTTTTTTTATGTGTTTAACAGTAAAATAATTACTTAAATATTCATTAAAATAACTGATTTTAAAATTATCAAATTCAAATTGTTTTAAATTGTTTGTATTTAAATTAGTAAACAAATAAGAATTTTCAAATTTATTATTTAAAATTAAATAAATTTCATTATGTTTTTTGTTCAATGAACATATTACATCATTAAATGTTTTTGATTTAGTTAAAAATGGTAATGTTTCTCAAAGCAGTGTTTTTTTAAATTTTCAAATTTGTTGATAAGTTGAATCAATAATTAAATGAAAAATAAAAGTAAATTTACCATCTTTATAATAGGCTAAATGTTTAAAATCATTTTTTGTAATTTTAGATATAAATAAATTTGAATATTTATTTTTTAAATACAAAAAATCCTTTCAATATAAAGAAAAATATAAATTATGTTCACCTATAAATTTACTTGATTGAATGATTGAATAAGAATAAGGACTTAAATATAAATTAATTTTTTCTTTTTGACAAATATTAATTAATTTTATAACATAATTTTGAATTTGTGTATTCTTCATCTTTCATCTATTAATTATATAAAGAATGTCTTATTTCATAATATAATTAACATAATTGTTTAGGAGGAAAATTATGGCTAGAAAAGAAACATTTTTTGAACGTTTAACGAAAAAAAACGCCGCCCATTTAGAAGAACAAACTATTATTAAAAAACCAAAAAGAAAAAGTAAAACGATTATCATTTTAAGCTCTATACTTACGACAATAGCAATTGTTGGTATAACTGTTCCTTTGGCTGTTACTGGTTCAATAACTAAAACTAATGATCCATTAGGTAAAAGTCAAAATGTATATACTTTTGTTTCGCCTGAAAATAAAACTTCAATCGGTTTTAACATAGGCGAAATTGAAACATTTAATGAATCAAACAACACTAATAATTTTCAACAACAATTAAGTGAACTAAATAAACAAATTATTTATTATCTTTATAACCAAGAAGTTGAAGCATCTAAAGAATATGAAGAATTATATAATTCATCATTAAAACAAGGTGAAAATAAAAAAGATGATTTACGTCTAAAAACAATTGATGAATTAAAAGAACAATATTCAAACGAATTAGAAGATACAAGACAAAATTTAATTAAACGTTATGGTTTTGCCAATTGAGAAACTCAATATAATCAAGTTTTAATTAATAATTATGATAATGCTACCAATACAGAAGAAGCCATTAATAATGCTGTTTTTAAACATATTAAAAACGATGCACTAAGACGTTTTAGATTATCAACAATTTCTATTAAAGATTTGATTGAAAGAACAGCTAACACTGATATTAAAATAGGCAATAAAAATATTAAAAAAGGTGAAAAGGTTTTTAATTGATTAAAACAAATTACTGACAATAATTTTGAAGGTAATTACTTTAAAATTAATAATGAATATGTTTCTTTTATGACAGAAAGTTTTATTCCTTCTAAAAAAGATGCTAAATCTTTTATTGAATATTATTTAAAAAATGATAATCCATATTTATTTTCTCAATTTACGCTTCCAGGTATTGCAAAAGTTAAAAACACTGATAATTGAACAGTTGATAAGAATTCATTAAAAACGCTTTTATTCGCTTGACCAATTAACAATAATGAAGAAAATGAATTTAAATTTAGTTATCAAAAAGTTCAAGAAATGTTTAAACCATTTAATCAATATGCAAATATTTTAACTTTATCTACTAATAATAATTTACCAACAGAAGCCAAAGTTTATAATGATTTATTACAAAAATTATCACTTGATGATAATACTATAAAACAAAATTTTGGTACTTCAGGAATCGTATCACTATCAACATTATTTAATGATAATGATGATGCTTTAAAGGCATTTCTTTCAATTAAAGATATTATTTTGGGAAACGCTGAAATAAAAGAAATTGATTTATTTGCTTTGTTTGACACAATTCAAGAAACAATTACTAAAGAATTTAATATATTAAAACCAGATTTTTCTAATGCTAAAACTTTCGATCAAAAGAAAGAACAAATTACTAAATACAATTCGGCGCTACAAAATATTTTTGACAAAGCTAATGAAAATACTAAAGAAGGTTTATATGATCAAAAATATTCAGAATTAATAACTCCTCTTTTCGAAAAAACTTTTAATATTGGAAAAGAAAAAGAAGGTAACAAACAATTATTTACTTTTTATAAATTAAAAAATACTAATTATTATCTCTTATTAACAACTAAAGGTATTTCAATAATAGACATACAAAATTTATTTGCAAATCAAACTGACTTAAATAAACAGATTAATTTATTTATACAAATGATTAAAAATGATTACATTTTAAACAATAAATATAACAATTTAACCGGAGTAAAATATAATACTTTAAACGTAATTAATCAATCTTTAACTAATGAAAATTATATTAATTCTGTTTTATTAAATGATGATGAGTTTATTAATTATTTACAAACAAAAATAAATATTTTTCATCCACAATATAATTCTCTTAATGGTGAACAGAATCCAAAATATAGCATAGATGATATAAATTTATTAAAAGAAAATAATCTTAAAACCTTAAATGCAAAGAATTATGAAACATCTTTAACTATTACAGAAAATATTAGCAAATGAATGAAAACAAGAGCACAAAATGGTGCTGATGAATATTTTGAATTAAAAAATAATAAAATCTACTTTACATATAATAATGATAATTATAATCAAACTGCTGAACAAAAATTAAATACTAAATTTTTAGAGTTATTAAAAATTTTTCAAAATAGATAAAGGAGGCAATCAATGAAAATAAATTGAAAAAAAATATTTTTATTTTCTTCTGTTTTTTCATTACCTTTAATAACTTTTTCATGTATTAAAACTGTTGATTCAGCAAGTAAAATAAAACAAGATAAAATATTAAGTGATCAAATTACATTACAAAAAATAGAACAAGATTGATTAAATTTAACTATTGCGTCTTTATATAATATTGATTTGACTATAAATGATTGGGAAAATGAATTAAAAAATAATTTACAAAATATTTCAGAAGAACTTTTTAATGATGCCTATAAAGCATTCCAAATTTACTCGGAAGATAAACTAAATAATGATAGTAATTTTTTCATTAAACATAATATTGAATTAATTAAACAAACCAATATTTTTAACGAAAAAACTCAAAAAGAATTTAACATTTTAAATCAAAAAACTGTGCCAGGGGAAATACCTAATCAAGAAATTTTTAATATTTATTGAGCTAATATTCAAAGTAATATAAGAAATGAAATAAGTAAAATGTTATTAGTTTATAAATATTTAACAATTAATAATGAAAATCAAATAAGTAAAATTGATACAACTTTTAAAAAAGATAATACTTTAGAAGTCAGCTTAGATGCTTATTTCTTAAATAAATATGCATTAGATAAAAAAATAGCTCAAATTTGACAAAAAAATCAATCGCAAGCTATTAGTGATGATGATTTCTTTTTACAAGGATTTGGTTTAATAGCTAATTCAAACGATTTTAACAATTTTTTAAAAAATACTGAAGAATTTAACAAAATCTTATCGGCAAACAGCCTTCAAAAATTGACAAATAATATTTATGATATTGAATTAAGGGGTTATTCTGGTTTTAAAGAAAATATAACTAATTATAATTTACTCTGATCATATGAAGATTTATCTAAAATTAATTCAAATGAAGGTGTAACATATAATTTATCTGGTTTTTATAATCCTGTTACTAAAAAATTAATTCATAATATAAATGCCGAAAATCCTTATTCACCATACCAAAATGAAACTGACACTGCAAACAAAGCAATAATAGTTTATCTCAACCAAATAACACCTATTGCTGAAAGTGAAAAAACAACATTGGTAAAGGCTACAAATAATCAGGAAACTGAAGACAAAATTTTATTATCTTTCAAAAATACACCTTATGCTCAAAAAATGGATATTTTAAGTTATATTTTTTCTACTATTGATAATTCTCTCTATACTAAGGCTCAAGAAGCTTTTAGCAAGTTAGGTTATAAAATTAAATTAAATAAAAATATTAATTCAACCTTAACAGAAAATATCAAAGAAAAAGTTTTTATTGAGGTGGAATAAAATGGAAAAAAGTATTTTTAGTAAAATAATCGATCGTGAAATAGAATCGAAAATACTATATGAAGATGATATTTGTATAGCTATTTATGATGCTTTTCCATTTAGAGAAGGTCACTTTTTAGTTATCCCAAAAAAACCTAGTAAAAATATTACTGAAATGGATGATGAAACTACCAAACATCTTTTTGTCATTGTTAAAAAATTAGCAAAAGAGCATATTTTGGATAAAAATATTCCTGGTTTTAAAATATTAATTAATACTAATGAAATAGCGGATCAAACAGTTTTTCATACTCATGTTCATGTTATTCCGGTTAGAGAAAAAATAAAACCAATGGAATAAAATAAATAAAAAATATCTTTAATTAAAGATATTTTTTATTTACCAAATTTTACACTTTCTATATTTTCTTTAGTTGGATTTTTTACAACATAAGTGCCTGCTACGCACGCATCTGCTCCTGCTTTAAAACATTGTGGACCTGTTATATTGTTTATGCCACCATCAACTTGAATTAAATAAGTATAATTATTTTCTAGTCTTAATTGTTTTAATTCTTTAATTTTATTAATAGAATCATCAATAAATTTTTGCCCTCCTGCTCCTGGTTCTACGGACATAACTAACAATAGTCTTAAATAAGGTAAAAATTTTTTTATTTCACTTACTGGAGTTTTAGGTTTAATAGCCATTCCTAAACTTAAATTATGTATATTATTTATCAAATATTCCAATAAAATTTTTTTATCTTTTACTGCTTCATAATGAAAAGTTAGAATATCTCCAACGTTTTTATAACTTTCTATAATATCTAAAGGATCTTCAATCATTAAATGTATATCTTTAAAGTGTTGAGGAGCATTAGAATTAATATTTTCCAATTCATGAAATTCAATAGCTGTATTAGGAACAAATTGTCCGTCCATAACATCATAATGTATTCAAGTAACACCTTGTGATAAAAGTGTTTTTACCATATTTAATCTTTCTTCAGGATTAACGTTTAATATTGAGGGAGTTACATATTTATTATTTTTCATTTTTTATTATCTCCATTAGTAATTTTACATAATTATCATATCTAAATTGAGGAATCAATTTATTAATATTTAATTTAATATTACAAAAATTTTCGGGTTCGTTATAATGCAAACATCATTTAAATTTGCATTTTTTAGATAATTCTCTAAATTGTTTGAATGATTTTGATAACTCTTCTTGAGTCATTTTAATGTCTAAAGCTGAAAAACCAGGAGTATCTATTAATTTACCTTCGTAAATATCATAAATTTTAGTTATTCTTGTGGTATGCTTGCCTCTATTAGCTTTTTTACTTATTTCTTGTGTTTCTAGATTCAAATTTAAAATTTTATTAATAATAGTAGTTTTGCCAACACCACTTTGACCCATAAAAGAACAAGTATTGCCTTTAAAAATTGTTTTAATCATCTCTAAATCATTATTTTCAAAATTGTTTAATAAATAAACTCGATAACCTAAATTTATATAATTATCAATTTCATCAGTTCAACCCAAATCTTTTTTAGTAAAAAAAAGAATAGGTTCAATATTTTTGTTTTCAATTAAAGCTAAATATTTATCAACTAAAAAAGAATTAAAATCTGGGTTTTTTATTGACATTACAACTATTATATGATCAATATTGGCCACTTTAGGCCTTATAAAACTATTTTTTCGTTCATAAATATTTCAAATATGTTTATTTTCTACAAAATCTACATAATCACCAACCAAAGGTATAACACCTAAATACCTGAATGTACCAGCAGCAGGCAAAAGATGAAAATTATTATTTTCATCTTTTATCGTATATTTACCTGCATTTATTGAATAAATTTGACCTCTCATTTACACCACCGTTGCAATTATTATAATTGTTAAAACCATTATAAAAAACGTTATTATTAGACTTATTCATAAAAACTTTTTAGAATTTAAAATATCAGCAAATGATTTTTTTATTCTAATTTTTTTATAATCTAAAGGTTTTTCATTATATCTTTCTATATTTAAACAAGTTTTTAAATCTTTTGCAAGATTTGTCATACTTAAGTATCTTTTATTTGGGTCTTTTGCTGTTGCTCTAATGATTATGTTAATCATTGCTTGGGGAATATTAAGAATTTTAGCTAAATTAGGTAAAGAAGCAAATTTATGTTTATTAATAGTTTCTTCGTAAGTTGCGCCTTTAAAAGGATATTCCATAGTCAACATTTCATATATTAAAACGCCTAAAGCATATATATCACTTTGTCTAGTAGGAACTGATTT
Above is a window of Mycoplasma sp. 1018B DNA encoding:
- a CDS encoding ribosome assembly cofactor RimP, yielding MNWFLILKEQFGEIIYSCKIIRQDNMLLLDVILDTNDYLTVEKFTSEINIFLDLNYSSNLNFDYLSVSTKGKKTEYEIEELDTLLNEFIEVQLLTSVNKKMKFIGHLIFKDRENIVIKWNNKGQFRKQEIKINNISKIRKHIKF
- a CDS encoding ribulose-phosphate 3-epimerase, with product MKNNKYVTPSILNVNPEERLNMVKTLLSQGVTWIHYDVMDGQFVPNTAIEFHELENINSNAPQHFKDIHLMIEDPLDIIESYKNVGDILTFHYEAVKDKKILLEYLINNIHNLSLGMAIKPKTPVSEIKKFLPYLRLLLVMSVEPGAGGQKFIDDSINKIKELKQLRLENNYTYLIQVDGGINNITGPQCFKAGADACVAGTYVVKNPTKENIESVKFGK
- a CDS encoding adenine phosphoribosyltransferase, which produces MNLKEFIIDVPDFPKENIIFKDISSLLANGQAFNYAIWTMAKEIINCDVIAAPESRGFIFGAAIAAMLSKPFVMIRKSKKMPEPTLKQEYILEYGKNQLELSQKIDIQNKTVAIIDDVLATGGTIEAIIKLIHQANAKATKIVTLIELLNLEARKKLQKYNVEIQTLITY
- a CDS encoding YlxR family protein; translated protein: MKTDRKTLTKRKCFITNQIYPVNLLIRIDYKKTTNQIQLDLNNNLKGRGAYFYPTKENWEKILKFKGLNRIFRTNVTRDTYEKINKELEQIEWVN
- a CDS encoding NusA N-terminal domain-containing protein, yielding MALKTDSKHLAQEKQFYKVITEYSLNHNLPLDKIVEVFNAETTKIIRKKLDQDADMIFELDKKNKVAKLYNLNVTVVEDDEDTLKDLNENPETRIYNIPLNEAKIYNPNIQVNDLIKVPIDFSWLTNSKDTNIKQILKIIFLSIIQGIKLLEKRTVFEKYSMLVGTKVIAEFVTKTDKGHWNVVIKDQQGLNVTGFLPKSIMSEKKNIKRGEKIEVIVEKVEEDAKLNQIIVSLDSPIIVKKVLNESIPEINEGLIEIYKIQRQPGERTKIALKKSTNTNLDFDLHGAIIGIQSQRINSLRSKLEDERIDIIEYSDDIKTFIINALSPAQIVDVVKKNNDENNKNYYVIVKNEHLTNAIGKKGVNASLASAITNTFLDIITIEKAEELNLIYNKSALETFNAPKNKINKKNVNNKLKNNKYINNFNLTMDTFDKDVAAFELEEEHDNKYYDLNFEELFEQHSAEMSNQDNNDEEVQKEIIAEEIKEDLKNFKKAKKVIEEFKIDTDLTNFGLDTDIDLSDLENEDW
- a CDS encoding HinT-interacting membrane complex lipoprotein P60; this translates as MKINWKKIFLFSSVFSLPLITFSCIKTVDSASKIKQDKILSDQITLQKIEQDWLNLTIASLYNIDLTINDWENELKNNLQNISEELFNDAYKAFQIYSEDKLNNDSNFFIKHNIELIKQTNIFNEKTQKEFNILNQKTVPGEIPNQEIFNIYWANIQSNIRNEISKMLLVYKYLTINNENQISKIDTTFKKDNTLEVSLDAYFLNKYALDKKIAQIWQKNQSQAISDDDFFLQGFGLIANSNDFNNFLKNTEEFNKILSANSLQKLTNNIYDIELRGYSGFKENITNYNLLWSYEDLSKINSNEGVTYNLSGFYNPVTKKLIHNINAENPYSPYQNETDTANKAIIVYLNQITPIAESEKTTLVKATNNQETEDKILLSFKNTPYAQKMDILSYIFSTIDNSLYTKAQEAFSKLGYKIKLNKNINSTLTENIKEKVFIEVE
- the rsgA gene encoding ribosome small subunit-dependent GTPase A, whose protein sequence is MRGQIYSINAGKYTIKDENNNFHLLPAAGTFRYLGVIPLVGDYVDFVENKHIWNIYERKNSFIRPKVANIDHIIVVMSIKNPDFNSFLVDKYLALIENKNIEPILFFTKKDLGWTDEIDNYINLGYRVYLLNNFENNDLEMIKTIFKGNTCSFMGQSGVGKTTIINKILNLNLETQEISKKANRGKHTTRITKIYDIYEGKLIDTPGFSALDIKMTQEELSKSFKQFRELSKKCKFKWCLHYNEPENFCNIKLNINKLIPQFRYDNYVKLLMEIIKNEK
- the hinT gene encoding histidine triad protein HinT produces the protein MEKSIFSKIIDREIESKILYEDDICIAIYDAFPFREGHFLVIPKKPSKNITEMDDETTKHLFVIVKKLAKEHILDKNIPGFKILINTNEIADQTVFHTHVHVIPVREKIKPME
- a CDS encoding HinT-interacting membrane complex protein P80, yielding MARKETFFERLTKKNAAHLEEQTIIKKPKRKSKTIIILSSILTTIAIVGITVPLAVTGSITKTNDPLGKSQNVYTFVSPENKTSIGFNIGEIETFNESNNTNNFQQQLSELNKQIIYYLYNQEVEASKEYEELYNSSLKQGENKKDDLRLKTIDELKEQYSNELEDTRQNLIKRYGFANWETQYNQVLINNYDNATNTEEAINNAVFKHIKNDALRRFRLSTISIKDLIERTANTDIKIGNKNIKKGEKVFNWLKQITDNNFEGNYFKINNEYVSFMTESFIPSKKDAKSFIEYYLKNDNPYLFSQFTLPGIAKVKNTDNWTVDKNSLKTLLFAWPINNNEENEFKFSYQKVQEMFKPFNQYANILTLSTNNNLPTEAKVYNDLLQKLSLDDNTIKQNFGTSGIVSLSTLFNDNDDALKAFLSIKDIILGNAEIKEIDLFALFDTIQETITKEFNILKPDFSNAKTFDQKKEQITKYNSALQNIFDKANENTKEGLYDQKYSELITPLFEKTFNIGKEKEGNKQLFTFYKLKNTNYYLLLTTKGISIIDIQNLFANQTDLNKQINLFIQMIKNDYILNNKYNNLTGVKYNTLNVINQSLTNENYINSVLLNDDEFINYLQTKINIFHPQYNSLNGEQNPKYSIDDINLLKENNLKTLNAKNYETSLTITENISKWMKTRAQNGADEYFELKNNKIYFTYNNDNYNQTAEQKLNTKFLELLKIFQNR
- the infB gene encoding translation initiation factor IF-2, with translation MSKLKRKTNDQEIKNSLLNIKTEIKDGIFIFTNKMSVSDLAKKINVNTNDILKKFFLKGQLFTINHILEEEQIAEICLDYGLDFRKEENVDAGNFLNNIIFDDKPEELTKRTPVVTVMGHVDHGKTTLIDYIRKTKVTQTESSGITQHTGAYQATHKGEKITFIDTPGHEAFKEMRSRGAKITDIIVLVVACDDGVMPQTKEAINHAHSASVPMIVFVNKMDKPSKNIDRIKRELLENDVVLEEFGGDVPVVYGSALTGDGINDLLGQILLHTDIFDLKANANRYPFGTIIESKIDRGIGTLATLIVENGTIEKGDFIIAGASYGRVKMMIDPSNMKQINKGLPGTPVIISGLNYPPQAGERFIGVFDEKLAKKLANEKAQMDRNSILSNKAMKNIEEGKKIINIIIRSDVQGTAEALENSLKNLQNEEVKVHIVSSSAGQVSNKDLLLAQAANAIILTFNNKPSSIIKQLAKQQDVIMMSHSVVYQAMEEIQKLLDSKKTIIYEEKLIGSARVDKIFKFSKVGIIAGSIMNEGIVKLGCKVKVYRNKKLIHEGFIETLQREKNEVKEVGNGKDFGTHLRKYNDIMIDDIFEFYEDVEVK